Proteins co-encoded in one Opitutus terrae PB90-1 genomic window:
- a CDS encoding helix-turn-helix domain-containing protein: MNTTSRAILQTVLATDTALALVERNAIQQLVDGRIEEPATRRPMGERLLLTQKNVATLLSVSRVTVWRLTKESVLHPVEIMPGTWRYPLDEVENLSRSGWKSDQRAPVDIPQRLSA, encoded by the coding sequence ATGAATACGACAAGCCGCGCGATTCTACAGACGGTGCTGGCAACCGATACCGCGCTTGCTCTGGTTGAGCGGAATGCGATTCAGCAGCTCGTCGATGGACGGATTGAGGAGCCCGCTACCCGTAGGCCGATGGGAGAGCGCCTTCTCTTAACACAAAAGAACGTGGCGACGCTTCTAAGCGTGAGCCGGGTGACGGTGTGGCGGCTTACGAAGGAGAGCGTGCTGCATCCCGTGGAAATTATGCCAGGCACATGGCGCTATCCCTTGGACGAAGTGGAAAATCTTTCGCGTTCTGGTTGGAAAAGCGATCAACGGGCGCCGGTCGACATTCCGCAGCGTTTGTCAGCCTGA
- the rpsB gene encoding 30S ribosomal protein S2 — protein sequence MNVTPKDLLDAGVHFGHQTKRWNPRSKPFVFDHRQGISIIDLGKTHAALEKACTFLEDTVGNGGNVLFVGTKRQAKDIIREAATSTNMPFCVDRWLGGTLTNYETVKRSIAKYKKYQQMETSGDMNKLASKEVAAIKREMVRMQKNFSGIVDMPGLPTAMFVVDVNHEKIAVAEAARSGIPCVGICDTNSDPSTLSHPIPGNDDAVKSIRIIVEAIVAAVQNGLSQRDARRAARGAADLKAAAAAAAGITGETAATPEVDLSKVELPADVAAVVEGEGESEAEPVVAKKKPVRAKRPAVKAE from the coding sequence ATGAACGTCACTCCCAAAGACCTGCTCGATGCCGGCGTGCATTTCGGGCACCAAACCAAGCGCTGGAATCCCCGCTCGAAGCCGTTCGTCTTCGATCATCGTCAGGGCATCAGCATCATCGACCTGGGCAAGACCCACGCCGCGCTCGAGAAGGCCTGCACTTTCCTCGAGGACACCGTCGGCAACGGCGGCAACGTGCTGTTCGTCGGCACCAAGCGCCAGGCCAAGGACATCATCCGCGAGGCCGCGACCTCGACCAACATGCCTTTCTGCGTGGACCGCTGGCTCGGTGGCACGCTGACCAATTACGAAACCGTGAAGCGTTCCATCGCGAAGTACAAAAAGTACCAGCAGATGGAGACCAGCGGTGATATGAACAAGCTGGCGTCCAAGGAAGTCGCCGCGATCAAGCGCGAGATGGTGCGCATGCAGAAGAATTTCTCCGGCATCGTCGACATGCCCGGTCTGCCGACCGCGATGTTCGTGGTCGACGTGAACCACGAAAAGATCGCCGTCGCCGAGGCCGCCCGCAGCGGCATCCCGTGCGTCGGCATCTGCGACACCAACTCCGATCCGTCCACGCTCTCGCACCCGATCCCGGGCAACGACGACGCGGTGAAATCGATCCGCATCATCGTCGAGGCGATCGTGGCTGCCGTGCAGAACGGCCTCTCGCAACGTGACGCGCGTCGCGCGGCCCGGGGCGCCGCCGACCTGAAAGCCGCCGCCGCCGCCGCTGCGGGTATCACCGGCGAAACCGCCGCCACGCCCGAGGTCGACCTCTCGAAGGTCGAGCTTCCGGCCGATGTCGCCGCGGTCGTCGAGGGCGAGGGCGAGAGCGAAGCCGAGCCCGTGGTCGCCAAGAAGAAGCCGGTGCGTGCCAAGCGTCCCGCCGTCAAAGCCGAGTAA
- the tsf gene encoding translation elongation factor Ts codes for MSATITAQMVNDLRLSTGAGLLDCKKALTEANGNVEEATTILRKKGAATAAKKADRATNQGLIESYIHVGGKVGVMIEVNCETDFVARNEDFKTFCRDLCLQIAAANPLYISRDQVPEAELAKEREIATAQVQGKPPAAIQKIVEGKLEKYYSTICLLDQPFVKLPEKTVKEILTEKVAKIGENIQVRRFTRYQLGA; via the coding sequence ATGTCTGCCACGATTACTGCTCAAATGGTCAACGACCTGCGCCTCTCAACCGGCGCCGGCCTGTTGGACTGCAAGAAAGCCCTCACCGAGGCCAATGGTAACGTCGAGGAGGCGACCACGATTCTGCGCAAGAAGGGCGCCGCCACCGCCGCCAAGAAGGCCGACCGGGCCACGAACCAGGGGTTGATCGAGAGCTACATTCACGTCGGCGGCAAAGTCGGCGTGATGATTGAAGTAAACTGCGAGACCGACTTCGTCGCTCGCAACGAGGACTTCAAGACGTTCTGCCGCGACCTTTGCCTGCAGATCGCCGCGGCCAATCCGCTCTACATCAGCCGCGACCAGGTGCCCGAGGCGGAGCTCGCCAAGGAGCGCGAGATCGCCACGGCGCAGGTGCAGGGCAAGCCCCCGGCGGCGATCCAGAAGATCGTCGAGGGCAAGCTCGAGAAATATTACTCGACGATCTGCCTGCTCGATCAGCCGTTCGTGAAGCTGCCCGAGAAGACGGTGAAGGAGATCCTGACCGAGAAGGTCGCGAAGATCGGCGAGAACATCCAGGTCCGCCGGTTCACGCGTTATCAACTCGGCGCCTGA
- a CDS encoding DUF983 domain-containing protein, with protein sequence MKVTRIQIVARGLTNRCPNCGDHTLFVPGKLFTLNPSCPTCGLRFDRDNDEGFFLGSLALNYGVTVIGFLLPVGLLAYAGVIPARVAIVLAVIGALVVPALLYRSSRSWFLMNYYIFLPQHLPANGAQIRPGEDANV encoded by the coding sequence ATGAAAGTCACTCGTATCCAGATCGTCGCCCGCGGACTCACGAACCGCTGCCCCAACTGTGGCGACCACACGTTGTTCGTGCCCGGAAAGCTGTTCACGCTGAACCCGAGCTGCCCGACCTGCGGGCTGCGGTTCGATCGCGACAACGATGAGGGGTTCTTTCTCGGTTCCCTGGCACTGAACTATGGGGTGACCGTCATCGGCTTTTTGCTCCCTGTCGGCTTGCTGGCCTATGCGGGGGTCATCCCTGCGCGCGTCGCGATCGTGTTGGCGGTGATCGGCGCGCTCGTCGTTCCCGCCCTGCTCTATCGCTCGTCGCGCAGCTGGTTCCTGATGAACTACTACATCTTTCTTCCGCAGCATTTGCCGGCCAACGGCGCCCAAATTCGCCCGGGAGAAGACGCGAACGTCTGA
- a CDS encoding methyl-accepting chemotaxis protein encodes MKTDDTSLPGSGVGGSSLESKIAVLLGLLALAYGATVVVDVVVGLREERSLARLATVAVPSALDSEAAVFAYEAAVKAHEDAMLTGDNTPLETMRAQLQRTLELFAGIEQRGTARAELTAARGAVKAYAEHASPVFDLVAAKGLGDADVQAALTDLRQRTENGRQAVSAASKAHTEALHEILRDNERAAQRQRQATLGLFVGVLAVGAVGARWMVRRTIVRPLLHVSADVGAGAEAVSAAAGQLNDASQALAQGSSESAASLERSAAALEEMNSITRNNATHAQRAKELAGRARGAADAGASRMEELSTAMSAIKSSSHEVAEIMKTIDEIAFQTNILALNAAIEAARAGEAGLGFSVVADEVRNLAQRSAEAARQTSSKLEQSRERSEQGARLNTAVAEHLSDINARVREVDELVAQIAGASHELEQGIGQVSKSVAELDQLTQKNAALAEETSAAAGELGGHTSRLHGAVGSLEGLARGKHAANEKAVRRSEDPIEARNESLASSAVHDRHVAATAAHG; translated from the coding sequence ATGAAGACCGACGACACGTCTTTGCCCGGTTCGGGTGTGGGCGGCTCCAGCCTCGAGTCGAAGATTGCGGTGCTGCTGGGCCTGCTGGCCTTGGCCTACGGGGCAACGGTGGTTGTGGATGTGGTGGTGGGCCTGCGCGAGGAGCGCAGCTTGGCCCGGCTGGCGACGGTCGCAGTGCCCTCCGCCCTCGACAGCGAGGCCGCGGTCTTTGCGTATGAAGCGGCGGTGAAGGCGCATGAAGACGCCATGCTGACCGGGGACAACACGCCGCTGGAAACGATGCGCGCGCAACTGCAGCGGACGCTCGAGCTGTTCGCCGGCATCGAGCAGCGGGGCACGGCACGGGCGGAACTCACCGCCGCGCGCGGGGCGGTCAAGGCCTACGCCGAGCACGCGAGTCCGGTGTTTGATCTTGTCGCGGCGAAAGGATTGGGCGACGCGGACGTGCAGGCGGCGCTGACCGATTTGCGGCAGAGGACAGAAAACGGCCGGCAGGCGGTGTCCGCCGCGAGCAAGGCGCACACGGAGGCGCTGCACGAGATCCTGCGTGACAACGAACGCGCGGCCCAACGGCAGCGGCAGGCGACACTGGGCTTGTTTGTCGGCGTGCTCGCCGTCGGGGCGGTGGGCGCGCGCTGGATGGTGCGGCGGACGATCGTGCGGCCGTTGCTTCACGTTTCGGCGGATGTCGGCGCGGGCGCCGAGGCGGTCAGCGCGGCAGCGGGCCAGTTGAACGACGCCAGTCAGGCGCTGGCGCAGGGGTCGTCGGAATCGGCCGCGTCCTTGGAACGAAGCGCGGCGGCGCTGGAAGAGATGAACAGCATCACGCGCAACAACGCCACGCATGCGCAACGTGCGAAGGAACTCGCCGGTCGGGCCCGGGGCGCGGCGGACGCGGGAGCTTCGCGGATGGAGGAGCTGAGCACGGCCATGTCGGCGATCAAATCCTCGAGTCACGAGGTCGCCGAGATCATGAAGACGATCGATGAGATCGCCTTCCAAACGAACATTCTCGCGTTGAACGCGGCGATCGAGGCCGCGCGCGCCGGTGAAGCGGGGCTGGGATTTTCCGTCGTGGCCGACGAGGTCCGCAATCTGGCGCAACGCAGCGCGGAGGCGGCGCGGCAAACCTCCAGCAAGCTCGAGCAGTCGCGCGAGCGCAGCGAGCAGGGTGCGCGCTTGAACACCGCGGTGGCAGAGCATCTCTCCGACATCAACGCGCGGGTGCGCGAGGTCGACGAGTTGGTCGCGCAGATCGCGGGGGCGTCGCACGAACTCGAGCAGGGCATCGGCCAGGTTTCGAAGTCGGTGGCGGAACTCGACCAGCTGACGCAGAAGAACGCCGCGCTGGCGGAAGAAACGTCGGCGGCCGCAGGCGAGCTCGGCGGGCACACGAGCCGGTTGCACGGCGCGGTCGGTTCGCTCGAAGGCCTCGCGCGCGGCAAACATGCGGCGAACGAGAAAGCGGTCAGGCGCAGCGAAGATCCGATCGAAGCGCGGAACGAATCGCTTGCTTCCTCCGCGGTGCATGACCGCCACGTCGCGGCGACGGCGGCGCACGGCTGA